From Eremothecium sinecaudum strain ATCC 58844 chromosome III, complete sequence:
CCTGTGCGTTTGCGACAGGATCATCCTTTATTGGGATCTGAGCTGCCATACCACCCATGGCGTGGACGCCCCGTGAGTGACAGGTACGGATCAGAAGTTTGACGTAAGCATCCATGAAGGGGGAAGTCATAGTCACTTGGTCACGGTCAGGAAGAATATGGCCCGGAGTTCTACCTAGGGTTTTGATAGTGCTGAAAATGTAGTCCCACCGACCACAGTTGAGACCGGAGGAGTGGTCACGCAGTTGCCAGATAATCTCGTCCATCTGAAAGGCCGCTGGCAGGGTTTCGATGAGCACAGTAGCGCGCACGGTTCCGCGCCGCATCCCTATGTAATCTTGAGCCACGTTAAACACATCGTTCCACAAACGGGCCTCCAGATGGTGCTCCATTTTAGGTAGATAGAAGTATGGTCCTTTACCGATTTCCACTAGTTTGACCGCGTTGTGGAAGAAGTAAATACCAAAATCAAGCAGCGATGCGCTGATAGGCTCCCCATCAACGACAATATGGCTATCAACCATATGCCAACCACGAGGACGCAAAATCAATGTGGGCAACTTAGCCACTTTATCTCTTAGATTATAAGACTTCTGCGGAGTTGAAAAATTAATCTGATCCCTAATAGCATCGTAAAGGTTCACTTGGCCCCACGTGATGTTTTGCCATGTAGGCGCTAGAGAGTCCTCCAGGTCGCACATGTAGGTGTTGACATTAGCCGCGTTCAACGCATTGACCAGCATATTACGGAGTGGAGGTCCGGTGATCTCCGTCGAACGGTCAATAAGTCCAGGGGCCAAAGGAGGACCCTTCCACGTTGGATCTTCCCTAATAAACTTTGTCTCTGGTAGAAAGTCGAAGACCGCTTCACCAGAAGCCAGTTTTTCCTGAAACTTCACACGATTCTCAAGTAACGCCTTGCGTCTCTCATTAAAAGTCCTATGTAATAGCACTACAAACTCGAGTGCTTCCTTATTAAATAGGTCCGCAACTGTAGTGTGGGAGGGCTTGAACTTGGGCTCGTCATCGATATATCCCAAAACCTCAACTTTGTCTAGTCCTCTCTTCACCATTGTCCCTTTTTTGTTATTGCAGTATCAGTAGATCTTCAACTACAGCAGGTAATAGTCTATTTCTTCATACACTACTTACACAACACTCCTTTTATAGAAAAAGGATACGACTGTAAACATGACTACACATTGTCATGCTTCATTATTAGTTAAAGGCTCGGAATTAGGTCGAAGGGGTCCTTGAAACCATTATTCAGACGTTCATCATATATACGCATTCGTCCGCAATTATAAGCTCACTGCTCGCATCAAATTACTTTCCTCCGATTGTACCAGCGGCAATCGGTCAAACGGAAAATAAGAGCCTACTTCCGCGCACGTGAATGACCAAATTATTTCGGCGTCAATTCATAGATCCCACCTTGCAGGTTGGTCTGAATGAGCTCTGGATCGTCCTTGTGCTTTAAAACGTTAGCCGCCTTGAGCACACGTAATGTATTGTCAATGACCTTGTTACGGTCACCAAGGGTATGACACGGAACATGGAACTCAACAGTAGATAACCACGCAGTCGCATCTTCTTTAGAGTAGTCAAAAGAATTAACAATAAGATCTAACGATTCTTGTTTGTGTGCATTAAAGTAAACAATGCCCTCAGAAACTGCGGTTGTGAAAGCCCGAACAGATTCACTCTCTAGGCTTTTGCTCTTGACTATTACCCAGGATGGCCATGGGGTGTAAATATTGCCGATATTCTTAATTTCGCCGTTATCGTAGTACTTCTTAGACGTGAAGTGCTCCCAGAGGAAAGCGTCAACAGAGTTGTTATTGACGGCGGCTCGGAGATTAGCAAAAGTGTCGCACACGACATGGTCTTGGAAGGGCTGCTGGAACTTGTTATCTAGTGCCAGGACATAGCTCATGACGTAAGATCCACTACCCACACGTGACACGCCAATCTTGGAGCCCTCTAGTTGCTTTAGGTCGACAAGGTCGTTGCGCTGAGCGCCGGTGGAGACGGCCCAGTTCAGGGGAGACTTCACGTACGTACCGACTAGCTGGTAGACAGCCTCAGCACCCTGGTCTTTATCTGCAATGCCACGCACAAAAGCCTCTGTGAGGCCTACAGCAATGTCAAGATCACCGCACGTGAGCGCTTGTATAAGGTGACCGGAACCACTAGGGTACTGGATTAGGTCCACCTCCACCCCTTGGTTCGCAAAAAAGCCCTTCTGCTGTGCAAACAATAAGGGGGTGCTGAAGTGCTCAGGAATATAGCCTACACGTATGGATTTCATCTTGGTGCTTAAACAGTCTCTGCATGTGCTGTACTAACAAGCCTGTTACGTAGCGTTCAGCTTACTATAAGAGGGCATTTCAAGGTACGAAATCACTACACACGAAGTAATTCTGAGATCCCCTAGTTCACAGCCGTAGGAGTATAATATAGACAACATATATAGAATACCTTAAGCAATTATAAAGTCAAAGGCTGCGATAATTTGCATACCGATAATGGGCTATAGAAACTCCGCTATTCTTGTACTGTTATATAAATAAACGCCCTAAAATTTTTCAAGTTAAATTTTCTGAACAGGAAAGTTCGGCAATATTTTTTACCTCGTTTCAGTCCTCACGATTTTAATGATTTATTAATTCTACTACATTAACATAAACAACAAGAAATAGAAAAAAAGGATAAGTAATAATACAAGAGGATATTGCGCTATTGATCGCATTTATAAGGACTATCATCACTTTTAAATTATGTCTTTGCCTCTACGAAGCCCACTAGACTGCGTCTCATTTGAACGAGCATTAGAGGATCTGCTTGTAAGGTTTATCATAAATGTTCCACCGGAAGATTTAGCTACTATTGAAAGAGCATTATTTcattttgaagaagcacATTGGTTTTATACCGACTTTATTAAGCTTACGAATCCACATTTACcaaatttgaaaattaAAACCTTTGCATCGTATGTTATTTCATTATGTCCATTAATCTGGAAATGGCAGGATGTCAACCCTGATGAAGCGTTGCAAAAGTTTTCGAAGTATAAGAAGTCGATTCCTGTCCGTGGAGCGGCCATTTTTAATGAGAACTTGAACAAGATATTGTTGGTGAAAGGTATGGAGTCGGAATCCTGGTCGTTTCCTAGAGGAAAAATTAGTAAGGATGAAGATGATGTTCATTGCTGTATCCGTGAAGTAATGGAGGAGATTGGGTTTGACCTTACCAATtatattgatgaagatCAGTATATCGAGCGGAATATAGGTGGGAAGAACTACAAGATATACCTTGTTAAAGGAGTGCCACAGGACTTTAAATTTAAGCCGCAAGTAAGGAATGAGATTGAAAAGATTGAATGGAGAGACTTTTGGAGATTGTCGAAATCTATTTACAAGTCAAATACTAAATATTATTTGTTGAATTCGATGGTTAAGCCCTTATCCCTTTGGGTGAAGAAACAGAAGCAGGTGCAGACCGAGGAGCAGCTCAAACAGTATGCGGAGGAGCAATTGAAGTTGCTTTTGGGTATCGGGTCACACGAGGAGAGTGCAGATCCTGGCAGGGAACTATTGAACATGTTACAGTCGTCTGTTGGACAAAAGGAGCACATGCAGTTGATAGATGATGAATCCCAGACTTCTATGTCAACTTCAGCGCCTGCAACGGTGGTATCGCCATCAACTGCAACCAGTCAGATACCTGTCGCGGCGAATGCTTTTGGAGGAGCAATCTTCCCTTTCACGCCAACTATAATGGCGGGGTCGCATGCTTTTAACCCATTCCCATTTGTTCATGGTTTCCCACAGGGGATGTTCCCTCAGGCTACATTTGGACTTATTTCCCAACCTCAACAGATTTTGCATGCGGCGCCACAATTATCACAGCGAACACAACCGGTGACTTCTGTTTCCCAACCACCACAGACCCCAATTGTGAAGCCAACTATGCTGGAAGAGACGGAACAGAGCTCCAAGCAATTATTAGATCTTTTAAAGAATCCTAAGAAATCGGAGACTGTTTCAGAAGAAAGCTCAGCAAAGATActattgaaaatattaaaGACTAACCCGAAGGAAAAGCCTAATGATGTTCGTGGATCAGAAACGAGCAGTGTAAATATGACCACCACTAATCAAAATGGTAGTTCAGAAACTGAACAGAAATCCTCTACAACTATAATGAGAAATGCAAATATCAACCAGGAAGCCCCTGTAATTTCACGACAGACTTCATTACAGGAAAAGGCATCTCATGATCACAGTAGTGACGAGTATGAGGTTTTTGAGGATTATTGTGAGGATAAAAAGGATGATGAAAAAACTTCAGAAGAGGACAAGGATAAGTTGGTACCAGAAGAAGTAAATAAGGAAGAACGTTATGAATCCGTGATACAACCTGCATTTGTTAATAGCGATGAAAGCAGAAGCAAGAATATTCAGGGTATTATCCCTAGTGTTGATAGAATTTCTTTAGACAATGTGTCTCATGTGAACTATAACAATGATAGATCATCTACCACATCCTCACAGACGGAGAAGAGTAAAGGAAAACCGAAATTCAAGTTGTTGAAGCGCGGTGAAAAAATTACAGCATACGTGAAGCCAACCACTTCACCATCCATAGAAGGAGATTCATTCATTTCTAAAGACGGATTTGATGCCTACCAAAAGGGCCCGGAATCGCAGCAATCAGTTGCATCTGGAAACGATTTACTGGCAATTTTAAAGGATTCCAGGGGTCCTAATAACCAGCATTCTTTGCCAAGCAACTCCGCCAAAGAGTTGTTGTCAATACTACAAAAACCAAATGTTGGTCCCTACGGCAATCCTTTGTTTGCCGTTAGCCAAAGGACGGATGACGGAGAAGAACCTTTGAAAACAAAGAACACGAATAAGAAGGAGGAATCACATGAATTATTACAGCTTTTGAAACGTCCACATGTTAATTCAGAGCAAGCAAATAGCTCCATGACGACTCCAACTACTGTTGTCTCTAATATATCTACCGATAATGTATCCCATTTACCCTTTGTTAATTTATCACCCCAACGGCGTAGTCCGCTCCAACAGCAACCTCAACATTTTACAACGTCAATTTCAATGAGGAAAGAGGATAAAGAAGATGTACAAACAATCCAACAAACTTTCTCGACCTCAGCAGAACCCACAGGTGTTATTTCGACAGATAAACTTGAACTGTTAGAAATGTTGAATAGGAAATAATATAACTAACAGGTTAGTGATCAAAAGTATTGCTGTATATAAACTTTTTATTTTCCTAATATATATTCTAAGTGATATTAAATACATACCATCCAAATAAGTTACTCCTCATCGTCGTCTGCTATCACAAACTCTTCTAGTACTTCAGCTGTAACATCATGGTTTGAACTGGGCCAATGCAATGTTCTATTATCCAAGCTGTTTAGAATCACAATGCAACCGTAACATATACTAGTGTTCTTACCTTCTTCCCAAATGCTTTCCTCTAGCGATTGTTTTTCCGCGCAAGCCGCTTGTTGCTGCTCCTTCCATAATCTATAGTATTCTTTTTCTTCGCTGCTTTCAGTGGGGTGCCCTTCATTAATTGTAATTGATTCTAACCAACGACTGGCATCCAAATAGAGATCATTATTGCACACCGAACATCTCTGTTTCTCCTCAAGCTGGCAAGGAGGATTGCCCAACTTACTCCCCGTTCTGACAACGGTAGAAATAACGTTCGAGTAATCCTCTTCAATATCGTCAAAGTATTGTCTAGCTAATTCATTGATAGTAGAGTTTTTCGGCATCTTAACTGGATTAGAGGTACTGTCACAGGAGACAAATTTATTGACCAGTAGCGTATCACGTACAGTATAATTGTATATGTATTTCTCCAGCTTGAGAATGTGGGCATATGCATCGATTTCTGATAGTAGCACATCTTTCAACGGGTGTAGGTTTTTAAAACTAGAACCGTATTGTATATCCAATGACGAATTATCAAATAAATCTGCAATTTCTGAACCCCTTCCCTTTACAATTAGTGAAATGACTTCATCGGCAAGTTTTGTCATAGAGTGTCCCCAGAGAATGGCTTTAATAGCATTTTGAGAAGcatattttttaataagATAGGTTCTTACTATGTTAATAAGATCTGCTCTGGATGAATTATTCGATAATTGCTGCAATATATCACTCAGACAATATTTATCATGACTTTCGATATATTTTGCAGTATAATGCACATGATGTAGAAGGATACTATGCAGCTCGTCTGCTTCACTGAAATATTGGTCTAGGTTCACAAAGTGGAATTGCATACAGTCCAAGTTAGTGGAAAACCTCTCCGATCTTAGTTTGGTAACCAATTTAGTAATAACTTCGAATTCTTCGCCTAAGTAGCATATCAGCACATCCACTTTGAACCCGGCCTTTTTCCCATGCGATTGTTTCTGCTCACTTAAAGTATCGTTTAGGATATCCAGAGCAACTAAAGAGGATGAGCCAAGAGAAAGCGGCACCAGGATTTTAGATTTCTGATTCTCCAGATCAGCTTCTTCTGCTGACCTTATTTTATCAGCATAAAGCACTTTAAACACATTTTGATAGAAATCATCGGACATCATCTGCTTTCTTTGCTTTAAAAACACAAATTTGGTAAAACAGTCATCACAGAACCGTGTCTTTCTAGATACGACCGTGCAGGCATTCAAACTGCATCTCTGACATACTTCAGCTTCCACCATAGCACTAACTAGCGATCTTTTATGCGTTTGATAAGATTTCGTAACTGACTTACATATTTTCA
This genomic window contains:
- the MLS1 gene encoding malate synthase MLS1 (Syntenic homolog of Ashbya gossypii ACR268C; Syntenic homolog of Saccharomyces cerevisiae YNL117W (MLS1) and Non-syntenic homolog of Saccharomyces cerevisiae YIR031C (DAL7)) — translated: MVKRGLDKVEVLGYIDDEPKFKPSHTTVADLFNKEALEFVVLLHRTFNERRKALLENRVKFQEKLASGEAVFDFLPETKFIREDPTWKGPPLAPGLIDRSTEITGPPLRNMLVNALNAANVNTYMCDLEDSLAPTWQNITWGQVNLYDAIRDQINFSTPQKSYNLRDKVAKLPTLILRPRGWHMVDSHIVVDGEPISASLLDFGIYFFHNAVKLVEIGKGPYFYLPKMEHHLEARLWNDVFNVAQDYIGMRRGTVRATVLIETLPAAFQMDEIIWQLRDHSSGLNCGRWDYIFSTIKTLGRTPGHILPDRDQVTMTSPFMDAYVKLLIRTCHSRGVHAMGGMAAQIPIKDDPVANAQVLAKVRNDKLRELNNGHDGSWIAHPALASICSEVFENMGTPNQIHYIPDVKITAADLTNTKIEGGKVTQAGVEKNIDVALLYMEAWIKGNGCVPINFLMEDAATAEVSRCQINQWVSAGVILDDTGKKLTPEYIRQLLHQRIDALARQTPSNKLSIAASYLEPEITGERCSPFLTTLIYEEVVTLRRRGQDFKL
- a CDS encoding substrate-binding domain-containing protein (Syntenic homolog of Ashbya gossypii ACR269C; Syntenic homolog of Ashbya gossypii NOHBY333; No homolog in Saccharomyces cerevisiae; Syntenic homolog of Saccharomyces kluyveri SAKL0E10868), whose amino-acid sequence is MKSIRVGYIPEHFSTPLLFAQQKGFFANQGVEVDLIQYPSGSGHLIQALTCGDLDIAVGLTEAFVRGIADKDQGAEAVYQLVGTYVKSPLNWAVSTGAQRNDLVDLKQLEGSKIGVSRVGSGSYVMSYVLALDNKFQQPFQDHVVCDTFANLRAAVNNNSVDAFLWEHFTSKKYYDNGEIKNIGNIYTPWPSWVIVKSKSLESESVRAFTTAVSEGIVYFNAHKQESLDLIVNSFDYSKEDATAWLSTVEFHVPCHTLGDRNKVIDNTLRVLKAANVLKHKDDPELIQTNLQGGIYELTPK
- the DCP2 gene encoding decapping enzyme complex catalytic subunit (Syntenic homolog of Ashbya gossypii ACR270W; Syntenic homolog of Saccharomyces cerevisiae YNL118C (DCP2)), with the translated sequence MSLPLRSPLDCVSFERALEDLLVRFIINVPPEDLATIERALFHFEEAHWFYTDFIKLTNPHLPNLKIKTFASYVISLCPLIWKWQDVNPDEALQKFSKYKKSIPVRGAAIFNENLNKILLVKGMESESWSFPRGKISKDEDDVHCCIREVMEEIGFDLTNYIDEDQYIERNIGGKNYKIYLVKGVPQDFKFKPQVRNEIEKIEWRDFWRLSKSIYKSNTKYYLLNSMVKPLSLWVKKQKQVQTEEQLKQYAEEQLKLLLGIGSHEESADPGRELLNMLQSSVGQKEHMQLIDDESQTSMSTSAPATVVSPSTATSQIPVAANAFGGAIFPFTPTIMAGSHAFNPFPFVHGFPQGMFPQATFGLISQPQQILHAAPQLSQRTQPVTSVSQPPQTPIVKPTMLEETEQSSKQLLDLLKNPKKSETVSEESSAKILLKILKTNPKEKPNDVRGSETSSVNMTTTNQNGSSETEQKSSTTIMRNANINQEAPVISRQTSLQEKASHDHSSDEYEVFEDYCEDKKDDEKTSEEDKDKLVPEEVNKEERYESVIQPAFVNSDESRSKNIQGIIPSVDRISLDNVSHVNYNNDRSSTTSSQTEKSKGKPKFKLLKRGEKITAYVKPTTSPSIEGDSFISKDGFDAYQKGPESQQSVASGNDLLAILKDSRGPNNQHSLPSNSAKELLSILQKPNVGPYGNPLFAVSQRTDDGEEPLKTKNTNKKEESHELLQLLKRPHVNSEQANSSMTTPTTVVSNISTDNVSHLPFVNLSPQRRSPLQQQPQHFTTSISMRKEDKEDVQTIQQTFSTSAEPTGVISTDKLELLEMLNRK
- the NCS2 gene encoding Ncs2p (Syntenic homolog of Ashbya gossypii ACR271C; Syntenic homolog of Saccharomyces cerevisiae YNL119W (NCS2)); the protein is MRWASLKICKSVTKSYQTHKRSLVSAMVEAEVCQRCSLNACTVVSRKTRFCDDCFTKFVFLKQRKQMMSDDFYQNVFKVLYADKIRSAEEADLENQKSKILVPLSLGSSSLVALDILNDTLSEQKQSHGKKAGFKVDVLICYLGEEFEVITKLVTKLRSERFSTNLDCMQFHFVNLDQYFSEADELHSILLHHVHYTAKYIESHDKYCLSDILQQLSNNSSRADLINIVRTYLIKKYASQNAIKAILWGHSMTKLADEVISLIVKGRGSEIADLFDNSSLDIQYGSSFKNLHPLKDVLLSEIDAYAHILKLEKYIYNYTVRDTLLVNKFVSCDSTSNPVKMPKNSTINELARQYFDDIEEDYSNVISTVVRTGSKLGNPPCQLEEKQRCSVCNNDLYLDASRWLESITINEGHPTESSEEKEYYRLWKEQQQAACAEKQSLEESIWEEGKNTSICYGCIVILNSLDNRTLHWPSSNHDVTAEVLEEFVIADDDEE